In a single window of the Luteibacter rhizovicinus DSM 16549 genome:
- a CDS encoding SDR family oxidoreductase, with protein sequence MKILVIGGSGLIGSKVVTRLRALGHEAISASPSSGVNTMTGEGLDAAVAGVDTVLDLSNSPSFADKDVLEFFETTGRNIAAAEVKAGVKHHVALSVVGTDRLPDSGYLRAKVAQEALIRESGVPYTIVRSTQFFEFLNGIVQASAKGESVHLSTGNMQPIASEDVADAMTAATLAAPVNGIIEIGGPDKIRMADLVQRFLTAIEDPRQTIADAKALYFGTVLEPDSLVPGPGAKLGKIDFDTWFKQSDFAKA encoded by the coding sequence ATGAAAATTCTCGTCATCGGCGGCTCAGGCCTCATCGGCAGCAAGGTCGTCACGCGGCTGCGCGCACTGGGTCACGAAGCGATCTCGGCGTCGCCCTCATCGGGCGTCAACACCATGACCGGCGAAGGGCTGGATGCGGCGGTCGCCGGTGTCGACACCGTGCTCGACCTTTCCAACTCGCCGTCGTTCGCGGACAAGGATGTGCTCGAGTTCTTCGAGACGACGGGGCGCAACATCGCGGCGGCGGAAGTGAAAGCGGGCGTCAAGCACCATGTCGCGCTCTCGGTGGTCGGCACCGATCGTCTGCCGGACAGCGGTTATCTGCGCGCCAAGGTCGCTCAGGAAGCGCTGATCCGTGAATCCGGCGTGCCGTACACGATCGTCCGCTCCACGCAGTTCTTCGAGTTCCTCAACGGCATCGTCCAGGCCAGCGCCAAGGGCGAGTCCGTGCACCTGTCCACCGGCAACATGCAGCCGATCGCGTCGGAGGACGTCGCCGACGCCATGACGGCGGCGACGCTTGCTGCGCCGGTCAACGGCATCATCGAAATCGGTGGTCCGGACAAGATCCGCATGGCCGATCTCGTGCAGCGCTTCCTCACCGCGATCGAGGATCCGCGCCAGACGATTGCCGATGCGAAGGCGCTGTATTTCGGCACCGTGCTGGAACCCGACTCGCTGGTTCCCGGCCCGGGCGCCAAGCTCGGCAAGATCGACTTCGATACCTGGTTCAAGCAGTCCGATTTCGCCAAGGCCTGA
- a CDS encoding LysR family transcriptional regulator, which produces MTINRPETAVAEPADALASSFSASYAGVIAFIAVVNEGSFARAADRLGIGRSAVSRSVQKLEGQVGARLFIRTTRSNALTREGEIFFENCKPGVERITRALADMQDLREGPPRGQLRISSAVGFGRKVVAPLLNGFRDLYPEIAVDLLLDDHTADFTTDQIDVSFRNGRLEDSQVIARQLIPMQMVVCASPAYVAVHGLPRSTAELVDHQCLNFRLASGRIHEWEFKVDGRLQKVMPKAMLTFNDTDLLLEAALDGRGVVQLAGYQVCEHLRTGRLLSCLPQYTPDDRGHYICYLSRQQLPTRIRVFIDYMIARVRALDLQCVSSLSVAAVLGNLLAGAI; this is translated from the coding sequence GTCGTGAACGAAGGCAGCTTCGCCAGGGCGGCGGACCGTCTCGGCATCGGTCGATCGGCGGTCAGCCGCAGCGTGCAGAAGCTGGAAGGACAGGTCGGTGCGCGGCTGTTCATTCGCACCACGCGCAGCAATGCCTTGACGCGCGAGGGCGAAATCTTCTTCGAGAACTGCAAGCCAGGCGTCGAACGCATCACGAGGGCGCTGGCCGACATGCAGGACCTCCGCGAGGGACCGCCCCGCGGCCAGCTGCGAATCAGCTCGGCGGTCGGCTTCGGTCGCAAGGTGGTGGCACCCCTGCTCAACGGCTTTCGTGACCTCTATCCGGAGATCGCGGTGGACCTTCTTCTCGACGATCACACCGCCGACTTCACGACGGACCAGATCGATGTGTCGTTCCGCAACGGGCGCCTGGAAGACAGTCAGGTGATCGCGCGGCAGTTGATTCCCATGCAGATGGTCGTCTGCGCCTCGCCGGCTTATGTGGCCGTCCACGGCTTGCCGCGTAGCACGGCCGAACTGGTCGACCACCAATGTCTCAACTTCCGGCTGGCATCGGGTCGTATCCACGAGTGGGAGTTCAAGGTCGACGGCCGCCTGCAGAAGGTGATGCCCAAGGCCATGCTCACCTTCAACGACACCGACCTCTTGCTGGAGGCCGCGCTCGACGGTCGTGGCGTGGTCCAGCTCGCCGGCTACCAGGTATGCGAACACCTGCGAACCGGGCGTCTGCTGTCATGCCTTCCGCAATACACGCCGGACGACCGGGGTCACTACATCTGTTACCTCAGCCGGCAACAGCTGCCGACGCGCATCCGGGTCTTCATCGATTACATGATCGCCCGGGTACGTGCGCTGGACCTGCAATGCGTCAGCAGTCTTTCCGTCGCGGCGGTGCTCGGCAACCTGCTCGCAGGCGCCATCTGA